The DNA sequence gtctTGTGGGCAGGCCTGGCTCTTCCTCACCAGGTAGGAACTCTCTTTGCACAACGTCAGTAGAGTCTCTGCCTCCACACGACTCACAGAACCGTGGTACCACCTGCAAGGGGGACATATTACTGTGTGACGCATAGAAAGGGACACAAAACAGTGTGACACACGGCCAGGGGGAGCTTCTTGAATTATCCTGAGTCAGCGGTTGAGGGAAGGAACTTACACCTGTCTctccaggggcaggcaggggtcCACTCTCTCACCCAGGACAGGGGTGGTGTCACCAGGCCTCAGAAGGCTAGCTGCGCCccctggggctgtggggctggtcCTGGGTAGTCTGGCCTGGTCTGACTGGGCTAACGACTTCTCCCACTCTGCCCCCTCAAACTTCACTACAAATGGAGAGTTTTATTAGCCAACTACTTAAATACCTGGGCAACAGGTAGCttagcagttaagagcattgaGCCAGTTACCGGTCACTGGTTCATATCCCGAGCAGACGAGGTGAAGCAAGGCACTGaacttgagcaaggcactgaacTCTAATTGGTcttgtaaatcactctggataagagcgtcggCTAAATGGCTAAAATGTAAAACTGCAGCATCTACCGAGTGCCTCCTACACCAGAATAGATCAGAGCACTGGTCTACTTGCTAGAGCTTTAGAGATTAACGTGTTTTAGAGCCCAACAATTCAGTGATGCTCTATTAGATATCTACCTGCTAGAGCTTTGGAGAGGTTGTCCTTCTTCCATTCCCAGGGCTGGTCGTACTCCTCTGCTGGTCTCTCATCGTCCTGGGGCAGCCtgctctctctgacctctctctggaagaggaggaggagaggatgtaggAGGATGATGAAAtcaaaacagagaagaagaagaagattgtTACCGTTTCGTTCCTGAGGAACTCTCTCCCCTGCTGCTGCGGTGGCGCCTCCCGGTGGCGATGTCGAGTCCTCTCATCGTAGGGGTCATCATAGAGTTGATCTCCGATCCCAGCCCCTGACCTTCCACTGCCCACTCCTGGCCGGCCCCGCTGGAGCTCTACACACACAATCAATAAATTAACTATAATAAGTCTATGCTTCTCAGTAGTATGTCAGTCATTTTAGACAACCAGGCGTGAAGTCCAAGGTGTGGGTGTGTACACAACAGCTAAAAGGAGCCGACCTGTGATGACCCTCTGGGCTTCAAAGGGTTCCATGTAGCTGCTGCTGTGCCCTGGACGGAGACTGAGACctaggatagggttagggctgaaGGCTACCAGGGTAGGACTGGTGATGGGGCTGAGGTCCAAGGTAAggtgtgggttagggttaggctccCAATCTGTTCTAAGCCGAGGAACTGGTCTGGCATCAAACGGGTCTGAGTAGTCGGTGTCGGAGTCCCCTACTACTGTAGGAGCAGAGGGAAGCACctgaagagagtgatggagggtggGTGGGATAGTGAGGAAAAAgggtaaacaaaaataattaaagagtcAAAGCCATAAATGAGGAGAATCATGTGGATACAAAGAACATGAGAGGGAGAAGATCAAAAACAACAACTGTCATTCCATACCGGTTCTTGGTGGATGGTGACGGGGCTGATGGGGACCTTACTGCGACGGAACTCCTGAGAGTCCACCTTGATCAGCCTGTGTTTGGGAGACACCaccttcacctggaatacattaTAACAACCTTAAAAGACCTGTAATAACATGGTCATAACACCTGTAAAgccatgtgtttgatactgttAGAGCCATCGCATTCCAGCAATTACATTGAGTCAGTCCTCCTATATCTCAGTCAACCAGCCGCCTCTGCTGTAATAACACGGTCATAACACAACATGTTCATGCCCTATAAGATAACATTGCCCACTTCTGCATCGTCGGGAAGGACAGAAGCCAAGGCGGGAAACGCATGCAGGCTTACTGTCCCCCTACAGCCACCGTAGCAGCCATTTTGTGATTTCTCTGCGCTCTGGTAGGGGTCTTCAAAGTCCAGGTCTTTCTGGGCTCTGTAGGCCCTCAGGATCTCACTCTCTGTGTAGTCAGGACGCGGAAGCTGGGGGGCGTCACGACGGCTGCCGAAGTTCAGGTAGTCCTTTAACCACTTTGCCATGGGTCTGAGGAAAGGAGAATAAAGCAGAATATTACATCATATCTACTAACTAACACTGTCAACACTTTCAATAATGTGCTTACCGTGACAATGGAATCAGTCAAAACAACACACACTGGCATTCAATGGATGCTCATCAGACTGGGTGTGAGAGGGAATATGGGAATAAAACACTGGGTCTGGCAGTCAGTCATTGGACAATGTAAGTGATCAGGGTAGGTCAGACAATTTATCTAAGAGGAATATTAACGTTCTAATGTAACTAATGATATAACTTGATTGGTATGGGCAGTGGGCCTGAAAGGAGGAGGAAAGACTAGCCTGAtagacctgaccaggaaaaactctgggccctagttatTTAAAGgccaatatatatataaacatattgaGCAAAAGAAAGGAATCTTTCAATCACACTAGCTACCTATGTAATCTTTGCTTTGTGACAGGAGGATCGGAACTAGATAAAGCTAGATAGCTGAACTGGAATGCATTCATCAAACTAACGTTTGAGAGAGTAGTAACTGTTTGTTATCTGGCTAGATATAGTACTGTATTTCCAGATCCTTCTATTTACAAGAAGGCTATATTTTGTTTGAATCTGGAAAGCGACAGACAAGCCAGTCAGGGATCTACCTACGAATGTTTGGCTATTGGCTGGCTAGCTATAATCAGCTGCTGTTAGCTAGATAGACATGTTTGGCCCAACATAGCTAACCTTAGTTATGCAGCTTATATTTGCATAATATAAAAACGATACCGTCATTACTTACGTTTTGATGGAAATCGGGGCCGTTAGCCAATGACGTATTTAATTGTGTGTCCACCcccatgaattcacagaaatgtcattgtagctagctaacgttagcttcccTCGGCTTGAGCTGAAGAAAACAAGTTTGCCTGCCACCAACGTAAATTAACTACGCTACGTCAGTCAGTTTAAAACAAAGATTAAATGCATTTTGTAGAATATTATTtcagttagcaagctagctagctagttggctaacgtTACAATTTCTGTCTAGCCTAACTAATTCGACTATTTTAGTCCGAAATGGTTATCTAACTGAGCTTTAATAAGAagggttaacgttagctagctacaagaAAGTATTATTCGGTGgggtttaacggcggttggcatccaatattaATGGCCTATTACCGCCACCAAATGGACTGGAGTATAAATCCATTATACTTTGCATTACAAAAAACCCTTCACTCATTATTAAGAACCCACCACCCAATTTCACTATTTTGAACCTATCTTATCCTATACCAGGCATGGCCTGGGAGGACGGGACACCATTCAACACACCCTCTTCTGCTTTAAAATCTCGTaaacccaagtacttctctgaggctgccaccacaacaactattttctgtgattttacATTCTATTCCTGCAGGACAGTTGACAACCATAGCAATAAACACTAaaaagccaaccttactgaagcacattTCATTTGTAGGCCTATCACTCTGTACTGGCAAAATTCTATTACTCACCTGGAGCCTCTTAGGATCCCTTACCCTTGACACatattcctctactttcttcactgacTCAGCATATGACACCTTCTGTACAACTCTGATCATGGCAACTTCAACCTGCCTCTGGCactggacatttctgatccccagtaACATGAGCACCCCTACAGTTAGCCCAATATTGGACTAAAGGAGCCTAACGTTACTCATtagtccaaggaccttacatTTTCTGTTTAATTGGTGAATTGGCTCTGGAAACCAAAACAGacaaatactccatctaaacgtgaatcgattctcaattgcagtattgttctagaaacataaatcccTCTACTTTCAAATTACCTCAAAATAATATCACAAATGCAAAACATACACTTAATGTCCATTTAACCAGTTAGATTAGATGATTTTattagtcacacacacagggtcgCATTTGTAATTGTggggtacagtgaaatgctcacttttgtgtctgtAGGTATACAGACGAGGCATACAAAGGTATGTCAATTGGTattggtatgttatgcagatcacattTACCATCCTCCCCCTTACCTCTTCAATGAATATCCCATAAGCCTCTACATTATAACcaaggtatgtgtatgaaaaGCATTATCaaaagttattttattttacattcagcatattcttatagcctacatattcttaactctttgttgattgatatccattgaattgtgtccattttctgttttagaaagatttgcacaaatatgtaaagatagatggtatcatcacaaaaaatatatatttagatcATACAAGGGAGAAAcctgcaagaacccccaccaaGTAAGGAGGTCCTACCATGAACCCGACCCCCTATGGGGTTCCTGGAAGAACCTTTTGATGGGCCGTTTTGAGTTCCAAGAACCCTAAGGGCGTAGGTAGTATTTGTACTGTTGAACCATACCATTGTCCCTGGTCACCTTGCTGTGTTTAAAAGCAGTTTCTTTAACACAGTTGCAGCTGACAGTAATTTTCAGTGAAAACACATTTGTGGCATCTATCTTCTGTTgacacacaggtgttcggagacaCAAATAGCTAATTAGCACACTCTGTCATATGTCTGTTTTCCGTAAACAAGAgctgtaacatggaaatatggtCATGTGGGAACCTTAACCCTATAAAGTTGTGTATCAATTAAACCGCTTGTTTTTTTatatgaaagataaggtccttatgcttccaaaaccatACCACAAGCGatgcgtgttaatgttcagaccgagcgttgcagttcttaacaaaactcccccctACAGAAGACTCCTTCATCCAATgacttatgtgtaatgtaatggaacacATAGTCATGACCAAGGGCTACCCTACAGTTAACACATACTGCTTTATCGATGCTACAAAATCCATTGTCCCATGCCCTCCTGTACACTTCTCACATATAGGAATCTCCCTTCTACACACTGTTGCAAGCTCGGCACCTGAAACACCGTAGTGGGTTCGGCACAAAAGCTCTTACGGGATAAGTGATATAGCCTAGCATGACTTTGTTGGGTAACGACTCAGAATTAAAAAGGCAGCGACTCCTCTGTTTCACCATTCTCACGACCGGGTCTGCGTTGCACCAAACGGCGGGTGTCACAGACACCGGGAATCATCTATTACAGTTTCTCCACCTTAtcccagtaatcactcctttcaatggcacTCTGTTTCTTAGAGCAAAGCAAGTAACAGGTCTTGTCCCCAGCTCCCTCTGggtggaagaaacacaaaaaaaTTATCACAAGTCCACTTTGGGTTACCTTCACTGATTCAGCAGTACCCAATTCCATTTTCATGGAATGTCACTCGTACTGGACCAGAATCATCATCGTCATGACAATCAGTGTGAGGCTCGGGCTCAGAGATCTTTACCACATAGTGATAGTGACGTGTGAGCGAAACTGAGAATGAATGGGCCAACATTTAATATTGTTTACTGACAAcccgcccccccaaaaaaaaaactttggctTACATTTATACTATTTAACGCAGGCTGTCTGAATATTTTagctaaatgtatatattttctattcacttaaaaaaaagtgtttttaggAATAAACAAAAACTCCACTTACAGGGCACGTGCCAGCCTGCCAGGAGAGCTCAGCAGCTCAAATAAAGAGCCTGCCAAGCCCCTTTCGGAAATGTACCCTACCATCCCGGCAGATGGCAATGTTGATCTGGCATTGATAGTTTCATCTTTCATTCCAAACGCATTAGTAGCCAGCAATACATTTGAACCGCCCCATCCACATCTGCTTCCACAGAGACACGGCACGATGCAAGCGTGTCACAATGAATGTGCAGGAGGAGAGTTGACGTGCTGTACAGCATTGGAGACAGGGGCCAAATCTAACTTTCCATGCCAGATGAGGTGGAAGAGAAAGAGGACATCGGAATTTACTAGTTCCCCAGGACAAGTGGGGAGTTAGACTGGACTGTGTGCGAGAGAGAAccttttattttattgttgccaTTGTTACAATCACTTGATTGTTGTTGAGTCAAGTCCACACCAATGCCTGTTTAGCAACAAATTTAGTGTGATAACTTGGAAGTTCAATCAAGGAGCATTTTAGGAAAAGATATCTGCTTCTGACACATTGATTTCATGTTCTAAACTCACAAAAGCAGCCTACTACAGCAGAGAATGGAAGTCTCTGGGTAAAGTCATGTGTAGATGGTTATCAAGTAACCTctttgtggcaggtagcctagtggttagagcgttgggccagtaaccgaaaggttgctagatccaatccctgagctgacaaggtacaaaatctgtcattctgaccctgaacaaggcagttaacccactaggctgtctttgtaaataagaatttgttctttaactgacttggctagataaataaaggttccaTAGAAATACAATTGTTTATCTGCAACACAGGCCTACATTTACATTCTCCAGGACCGGTTCAGAGACCCTTGCCCTATAACACACaacttaaaaataaaacatttttaaaacttAGCTTGGACCTAAAGTACATTTTTATGACTCCAGAAAACTCAGACATtgtattcaacaacaacaaaaaatcagaaTGGGTAGGGCATAAGAGAAAATAGTTTAGAATGTGCCACAGTGCAAGAAAACATTTAGAGAACCACTGATTTAGAGGTAAATGAGTATATAATGAAAAGCCAAAACATGACTTACACCTTTACAAAGTTGGAGGGTAGTTGGTAGACGGacatttcaaaatatattttctaaaaTCACAGGTGAAAACTAATTACATTGGGGTAGGGGTCACAAGGCAGAATGATACAATTCAGCCCTTTAACTCTCCTATATACCCTGAAACAAATACAGTAGTTTTAAATCATCACAGGCATCAAATTGCTTACCCCTTTCTTACACCTAATAACCATCCTTATGTTGTGATCTTGAAAATCCAAAACTGTTCTGGgttgtgtggaagaggtgaattgCCCAACAACATATCAACACATTTCCATATGACGAAGTTCAGACACCGACTGAGCATTTTGGTGAGCCAAAGCATCGCCAGGCTCTCTCATTCACTGTTGTTGCTGTCATCACTGTCAGAATACGCCCCCAGGAGACTGAGTGACGACGACCCATTCTGTGCTGTGATTGGCTTAGTAGcctccatcagtacagtagcaGCTGCCTTTGAAACTGCAAAGCAGGAAGTACCGAGGTTAGAATGacaaagtctacgccccttcgtcagtgattggtcaacagtagagattcttcaataaagtctttgttgtcgTTCAAATTctttcattgagaaatactgcaccaaacatattAGTTGGATATAAAATTGCACGGCTAAGATCTCCTTGGCAAAATGACTTTggtcgccagctgtacggtgtttcctccgacacattggtgcggctggatttgcgggttaagcgagcagtgtgtcaagaagcagtgcggcttggcggggtcgtgttttggaggacgcattaatttcgaccttcgcctctcccaagtccatacgggagctgcagcgatgggacaagactaaataccaattggatatcacgaaattgtggatcaagttttttttttaatttaaaaaatgtaaaactatgCCAGATTTGTTGAGTTCTATTTTGAAGAAG is a window from the Oncorhynchus tshawytscha isolate Ot180627B linkage group LG14, Otsh_v2.0, whole genome shotgun sequence genome containing:
- the LOC112266390 gene encoding SH2 domain-containing adapter protein F, coding for MAKWLKDYLNFGSRRDAPQLPRPDYTESEILRAYRAQKDLDFEDPYQSAEKSQNGCYGGCRGTVSLHAFPALASVLPDDAEVKVVSPKHRLIKVDSQEFRRSKVPISPVTIHQEPVLPSAPTVVGDSDTDYSDPFDARPVPRLRTDWEPNPNPHLTLDLSPITSPTLVAFSPNPILGLSLRPGHSSSYMEPFEAQRVITELQRGRPGVGSGRSGAGIGDQLYDDPYDERTRHRHREAPPQQQGREFLRNETREVRESRLPQDDERPAEEYDQPWEWKKDNLSKALAVKFEGAEWEKSLAQSDQARLPRTSPTAPGGAASLLRPGDTTPVLGERVDPCLPLERQVWYHGSVSRVEAETLLTLCKESSYLVRKSQACPQDYSLSLRSCQGFMHMKFTRSSESRYVLGENSPPFSSVPEVIHYYTMHKLPIRGAEHLSLLYPVIVQTL